The DNA sequence ACTAGCACCAAAATGACCACTGCATGTCACAAGTTTTGAGAACTCTTTCTGGAAGTCGGGACAGGCCGACACTTTACATAGCCACTCTGTCACATTCTTTGTGCTttcaatgtaaatttccccagtgtgggacgaataaaggatatcttatcttatcttatcttaatccaTCTACTCAATGTGCTTGTTGGAACAGTCTCTGTCAACATATAGCCACTAGCGCATATCCAGTTTTGGGTCTTATGTCTCCTCATCACAGTTGAGGGCCCCTCCCGCTTCACCCAGGCCGTAAATTTCTGGTGAGAAAGCCGCATTGCGCGTTCTGGGAAAATAGGGAAATGACATGGTTTGGGGCGCTCACACCACTGAAGCTTCAAATAAGATGAATGGGACCCTTAACtacccgccttttttttttggcactagGAAGGTGTTGCTCGTGATGAATGCAAAATAAGAGATGTTTATTTATagagttgaaaacaaaatcGACCCCTTCAGGTGGTTTGTGCAATATGTTGTTTGCAATCAGTTGGGGGCGCACACACATTCTTTGTACACGGTAAAAATCCCAAAttaatccacccatccattttctgtttcatGAGTGAAATAtcaattattattcttattattttctttttgcaagTACTACTGCTATCTTACAACATTGTAAAACTCGATTTATCGTGATACCTTTCAGTACAGGCATATTCGGtaaattgacatttgattaaatGGTCGAGAATGCTTTACTGTATGCTGAGCATGATCGGGGATCTTTTAGTGTGTTGGTTTCCTCAAAATCTTACAAGTTCCAATCATAAAATCCAAATGGAAATAGTGACTGCTCTTTTGTTCATTGACTTCAGCCTCTCCTTGATCTCAGTCCCTAGAACTGATAGGTTCCTTCAGTTGCGTATTTTCTTCAGACCCGTTTCCCGTGGACATTCTTTCAGGTCATGAAGTATCAGACAGAATGCAGCTTTGATCTCCTCTTGCTGTTCTTCTGTTATTTAACTTGACTTTCTCGTCATTTGTTTAGGCTCTTAAGTTCTGTCGTTGTACGTACCGTTTCTATGaagtcaaaacatttcaatcaGACCAACCATCTTTCCTGCCGTTAGTTCCATTTGATTCATTCTTTGCGCTAAACGCATCACGAGCACCATTCCGGACcgctttgttgttgtggttgcaCAGCGAACCCGTACCCATGGACTACGTGATGTTCAAATAAAGCGTGTGAACACTGGGTCAGTCCTTTCCGGGAAAACGGCGTCATGCTTCATGGATGCGGTCATCTCACAAGTTTTTCTCCCCGACTGAATCTCCTCCCTGCTGCTTGAATTTCACACGCCCACCTTTTTAGCACCAGTAGTCCAGACGTGACCGTTACCGTTGCTCCGGCAGTTCACAGAGGTGTGCGGATACAGCGGTTGGTCTTCATGTTGTTGACCCGTCGAGCCGCCTCCGAGCAGTTTTATGCCTCAGCGTATGGCAGGTGGAACTGATCCTCCCGCTTGTTGCACCGTTTGGCTACGATTGCAAGGTAAAGCACCAGCAGAATGAGCCAATAGCAGGCATAGAGTACTGTCCCCGCTATTAACAAAACCTTTTCGGACTCGCTCAAAGGCTGCCGCATTTCGCAGTAAATCGTATACACCACGCCCCCGAGCAGCACCACGGTCCACACCGTCACGGGGACGGCGCCGATCAGGTTTACCACGATCTTCCTGCGGCCCGAAGTTCCCCACCCTGCTTTGTTGATTGTTAATAAGGCAAATATTTTGGCAGGTAGTAAACTGGACATGTAGAGCAGAGAGTAGAGCGACATGAAGATCATGACCAGGCTACCGCGCAAGAAACAGGCGTAGGTGGCCTTCAACATCCCAACCAGCTGGACGGTCAACAAGAAGAGCAAAATGTTCCATAACCTTCCGCGGTAGAAGAGATGGATGACCGTGGCTACCAAGAAGAACGGGAAGAAGCCGGTGACTACGGATTCGTAGGTCATCCAGAGGCTGTGCTTATGAAACCACAAAGCGTTATAGAGCCACTCGCGGAAGTACGACTTACTCCAGCGAGTCTGCTGGTTGAGCCAACGCAGGTACTGTGTTGGCGTTTCGGTCTGACACTGCGATCGGGCTGTGTATTTTGTCTTGTAGCCGAAGCTCAGCACTCGGTTGGTGAGGTGACGGTCGTCGCCGAAGCTGCACTTGGAGCCCAGGAAGGTTTGATGGTACCAGGCTTCCAGGAAGCGCTGGAGAAGGCAATTCCTGTACATCCCAAGAGGGCCGCTGATACACTGGACACATCCGAAGTAGGACTGGCAGGCACGCTCAATATTGAAGGCCATCCAGTAACGCACGCTGCTGAGGAAGGAGATCCAGGAGTCGTACTTGTTCAGGATCTGACAGACAGGAAACAACTCTTCATCCATTGCCGGGAGATATTTTCGCCACGAACTCCGGCCGATGTTCTACCTGCACATCTCCCCCGACTCCTCCTACTGCCGCATCGGCTTCCAAGATCTTCAACATCTCAATGGTACATGCCGGGTCCAGAACTGTGTCAGAGTCACACACCTGGAGAAGACACAGCAAACATACCCTGGTGACCGTAC is a window from the Hippocampus zosterae strain Florida chromosome 3, ASM2543408v3, whole genome shotgun sequence genome containing:
- the has3 gene encoding hyaluronan synthase 3, with protein sequence MTSRCRNAVNIVVTTLFAAVVLFTILLAYITGYQFIQTEQHHLSFGLYGAFLSLHLLLQSLFAFLEHRRMKIPTRPQHLRRSVALCVAAYQEDPDYLRKCLRSIRRISFPGLKVVLVVDGNRPEDRYMMDIFQEVMGGAEQAGSMVWKGNYHSDGSGEGADRGGGSTVHVEETLRVTRLVRGCRFSCIMQEWGGKREVMYTAFKALGDTVDYVQVCDSDTVLDPACTIEMLKILEADAAVGGVGGDVQILNKYDSWISFLSSVRYWMAFNIERACQSYFGCVQCISGPLGMYRNCLLQRFLEAWYHQTFLGSKCSFGDDRHLTNRVLSFGYKTKYTARSQCQTETPTQYLRWLNQQTRWSKSYFREWLYNALWFHKHSLWMTYESVVTGFFPFFLVATVIHLFYRGRLWNILLFLLTVQLVGMLKATYACFLRGSLVMIFMSLYSLLYMSSLLPAKIFALLTINKAGWGTSGRRKIVVNLIGAVPVTVWTVVLLGGVVYTIYCEMRQPLSESEKVLLIAGTVLYACYWLILLVLYLAIVAKRCNKREDQFHLPYAEA